cctgcatagtacgCCTTTATATACCCAAGGGCTCCCAATGTGTGGTCCAAGTCATCCAAGTCAGCTAGCACATACAGGTTGTTACAAGTCTGTGACAGCCTTTGAAGAGGGTCACTGACTGATGGAAGCTAATGATTTTTCCTCagacaaaaatacagtatatacatttatatttgtggTAGTGTAGAATAATAGGTAAGGAAGTTTATAACATAAAGGTTCTTGGTTTGATTCTTAGGTATGACATTGCTGTTGTACCCATCAACATGGTAGTtgctgaattgcttcagtaaaataccCATCTGTCTAAAATGGttactttgttttaaaaaaatgccacTCTGCATAACTGCATCTGATAAATTTCAGAAATCTAAagttaaaatatacattcagaATTATGTAAGCTATGAGAATCAGCCTGtttgaataaaagcaaaaaatatgcagccttttcctttttggctgtttttgaATTTGGATTCCCTCACCTAAAAAAGGTAAAATTGTGTATTTAAAGCATATCAAATATGCACAAGCTTACAAAAGAGATGAAGCATGAGAGTCAACCTGTTTCAATAacgtcatttttttattatttatatttaaatacattttaacaatTGCATTCCCAAAAAAATAGATGGTTTGGTGCATGCCAAGCCAATTACTTTCTGATGCCTTACATTCTTCCAAGCACTaaacaataaaaagtaataagACAGTAAATACTGGTTAAATACTCATTTCAATAGAACAATGTAGATAATGtgagaaataaagagagaagAAATAATCTTGCATTTGTCAAGCATCAACTATATTTTTCTGTTATGTTGGTTGACAGACCATAGGGACGTCACTGAATGCAAATCTACAGCCACAGTGGGCAGATATTCTGTGTCAGGTAACATATGCTGCAGCTATTGCAGATGATGCAGCAGAGGTTACAGAGGGAGGACAGCCATTGATAGAACCTCAGCTGGCAGCTCAGCCTCTTGTACTCAGGATTTGATTGGGACAACTTGTCATAGGCCTCACTGCTGGATGAGAGAAAGATGTTCTTGTCGATGCCCCAGCATTGTTCAATGCGGTGCATATCTGCCATGATTTCCCAGGTCATTGCACCAAAGTAGTGGAAATTAAGAGTGGCTGCCATCACACAAGCAAATAAAAAGAAGATCTGTGAAATAGAGGACAGAGGGATACGCATGTTTATGCCCATTTTAATCATGCATTCAAACATGTACATTTCTGAATTTCTACTTCACAGGAAAACCATATTCTGCTGCAGGGGACCACACAGAGAACCCAAGTGGACACCACACGTAAATGGACTGTACCTGGTAGGTATCCTTGTCACATGTCGGGTTGTGAGGATGGTACATTTCAAATATGATAAGACTGAAGAAGGCACAGGCAGAGCCAATGCGGTGGTAGAAAGGCAATAGTCGACTCTGGACGTATCCATACGTGTGTCTGTTCAGAACATAGCCCATCACAAGGGCTGTGCAGAAACAAATTATTATGATTGGCCAAActgatcatttttatttaatttagaaacGAATACTAAGTACTTTAACCCAAATCCTAAACTGTTACAACTTTTCAATACACACATTCTACTATTTAGCTtggtaatacatttaaaatatatacaggTACAATTAATTAGGTCAACTTTACAGTATGGAAAATGAGATTGAAGGAACTTACAAGTAAAGAAGGTGTACCAGATCTGCAGGCCCCAGAAGGTGGAGAGTAGGGCGAGGTGCAGCAGCTTGAGTAATGGCTCCTCCAGGTTATTCATTCAGAACTCTTCCAAGTTGTCCCGCCAGACTCAAACTTTACAGAACTGGTGCCACCATGAACCAAGAACTTACCGCGGCTGGAAGGCAACATGGAAGGTCAATGTTACACGCTGACGTTTCCCTTTCACCCCAATCAGAATGAAATATCATAAATAACTTCATTTACAAATTTAGCACAACAATGAAAAAGTTGTCAACGTAGCCTATCAACGAGTTACAGGCCAGTCTAACGTTAGGTAGCCTAACGTTATTTAGCTAATTTGCAGTCTAGTATTGGTTGAACGTAGCTCGCTAGCTAACTAATTACATAAAcagctaaaacaaaaatgtaccgtTAGGCTACTACCTGTAAGACTGTGTATTTACTGGAACAATTAAGATGACTTGTTTTTTCATGCAATATAGACCTGATTTCTTCACAAATTATATAAAACGAATATTACATGTTACATTAGAGGACCAGAAAA
The sequence above is a segment of the Conger conger chromosome 4, fConCon1.1, whole genome shotgun sequence genome. Coding sequences within it:
- the si:ch211-121a2.4 gene encoding transmembrane protein 205 produces the protein MNNLEEPLLKLLHLALLSTFWGLQIWYTFFTSLVMGYVLNRHTYGYVQSRLLPFYHRIGSACAFFSLIIFEMYHPHNPTCDKDTYQIFFLFACVMAATLNFHYFGAMTWEIMADMHRIEQCWGIDKNIFLSSSSEAYDKLSQSNPEYKRLSCQLRFYQWLSSLCNLCCIICNSCSICYLTQNICPLWL